The Neodiprion virginianus isolate iyNeoVirg1 chromosome 5, iyNeoVirg1.1, whole genome shotgun sequence genome contains a region encoding:
- the LOC124305889 gene encoding mannose-6-phosphate isomerase: MELKCSVQSYEWGKRGIESTVANLVKAANPDFSLDESKPYAELWMGTHPNGPSYLKEGNKLLAEYIEEHNHMLGNGVKETFGPQLPFLLKVLSINKALSIQAHPNKEDAERLHKLNPGVYKDPNHKPELAIALTPFEALCGFRPISEIKQFFKVVPEFRAVVGEDKILELVNSDEVGLHAALKNCFKNIMTCDPGFVALQLKKLLNRLSHLDESGRQALNGSLLEKLHSEFPGDVGCFGVYLFNWVTLQPGEALFLGPNEPHAYLSGDCIECMACSDNVVRAGLTPKPKDVNTLVDMLTYNCEPASAKRFQPSREDECTEIFRPPVPDFAVAKITIPPGRAVYNLIPRSTGSILIIVNGKAEIGPSIVLTRGSAIFIPANEKITIKVLCGCHPMLMFQAMVNL; the protein is encoded by the exons ATGGAATTAAAATGTTCAGTCCAGTCATACGAGTGGGGGAAACGTGGTATCGAAAGTACTGTAGCAAATTTGGTCAAGGCAGCAAATCCAGATTTTTCCTTAGACGAGAGCAAGCCTTACGCAGAGCTTTGGATGGGCACGCATCCCAATGGACCATCATATTTGAAGGAGGGGAACAAATTATTGGCCGAATATATTGAAGAGCACAACCATATGCTGGGCAATGGTGTAAAAGAAACGTTCGGCCCTCAACTGCCATTTTTATTAAAAGTTTTGTCGATTAACAAGGCTTTGTCAATCCAAGCTCATCCCAACAAG GAAGACGCTGAGAGGCTTCACAAGCTGAACCCTGGCGTTTACAAAGATCCAAATCACAAGCCAGAACTAGCGATTGCTCTTACCCCGTTTGAAGCTCTGTGCGGATTTCGTCCAATATCTGAAATCAAGCAGTTCTTTAAGGTTGTTCCAGAATTCCGTGCTGTTGTAGGAGAAGATAAAATATTGGAACTGGTTAATTCGGATGAAGTAGGTCTTCATGCAGCTCTCAAAAACtgcttcaaaaatattatgacCTGTGATCCAGGATTTGTTGCATTGCAACTCAAAAAATTACTGAACAGACTATCGCACTTAG ATGAATCAGGTAGGCAAGCCCTCAATGGCAGCTTGCTAGAGAAATTACACTCTGAGTTTCCTGGAGATGTCGGATGCTTTGGTGTTTACTTGTTTAATTGGGTAACGCTACAGCCTGGGGAAGCTTTATTTCTAGGACCTAACGAGCCTCATGCATATCTTTCGGGTG ATTGTATCGAGTGTATGGCTTGCTCAGACAATGTTGTAAGAGCAGGATTAACCCCAAAACCAAAAGATGTAAATACATTAGTAGATATGTTGACATACAACTGTGAGCCAGCATCTGCCAAAAGGTTTCAACCGTCACGGGAAGATGAGTGTACAGAAATATTCAGACCTCCAGTTCCTGATTTTGCAGTTGCAAAGATTACT ATACCACCTGGAAGAGCAGTATACAATTTAATACCAAGAAGTACAGGCAGcattttaattattgtcaaTGGCAAGGCAGAGATTGGCCCCTCCATAGTTCTTACACGAGGCTCCGCGATATTCATACCAGCTAACGAGAAGATTACCATCAAAGTGCTATGCGGTTGTCATCCAATGCTCATGTTTCAAGCAATGGTAAACCTTTGA